Proteins encoded in a region of the Halarcobacter mediterraneus genome:
- a CDS encoding DUF302 domain-containing protein, whose translation MQQYIKKSSKSVQEVVNSICEKAPNYKFGVLHIHNVKETLNSKGIEFDDECQILDVCNPNVAKEFLTANRNLSSIMPCKISVYSKDGQTGIVMNSIEGLVKPIEESMLSIAKTTQETLHNLIDEAI comes from the coding sequence ATGCAACAATATATTAAGAAATCTTCAAAAAGTGTTCAAGAGGTAGTAAATTCTATTTGTGAAAAAGCACCAAATTATAAGTTTGGTGTTTTACATATTCATAATGTAAAAGAAACTCTTAATTCAAAAGGAATAGAGTTTGATGATGAATGTCAAATTCTTGATGTTTGTAATCCAAATGTGGCAAAAGAGTTTTTAACTGCAAATAGAAACTTATCTTCAATTATGCCATGTAAAATTTCAGTATATAGTAAAGATGGACAAACAGGTATAGTTATGAATTCTATTGAAGGTTTAGTTAAACCAATAGAAGAAAGTATGCTATCAATAGCAAAAACTACACAAGAAACTTTACATAATTTAATAGATGAAGCTATTTAA
- a CDS encoding metal-sulfur cluster assembly factor, translating to MYSKEEIFSAVSTVIDPEVGFNLVEMGLIYDASCNEKMEVLVTMTLSTKACPLHQLIIQWVEEAVLKELPEVTLASVDLVWEPVWNISMAQDHVKQKLGAF from the coding sequence ATGTATTCTAAAGAAGAAATTTTTAGTGCAGTTTCGACTGTTATTGACCCTGAAGTTGGATTTAATCTTGTAGAGATGGGACTTATTTATGATGCAAGTTGTAATGAAAAAATGGAAGTTCTTGTAACTATGACCCTTAGTACAAAAGCTTGTCCTTTACATCAACTAATTATTCAATGGGTGGAAGAAGCAGTTTTAAAGGAACTTCCAGAAGTAACACTTGCAAGTGTTGATTTAGTTTGGGAACCGGTTTGGAATATTTCAATGGCACAAGATCATGTAAAACAAAAACTTGGTGCTTTTTAA
- the amt gene encoding ammonium transporter, translating into MSNLDLLWILLSAFLVFLMQFGFSLIETGTVRTKNTINVAMKNLIDTVFGIIFFWIIGFGLMFGSSNSGFIGIDSFLIDGKNLEQNAIFFFQAMFAATAITIVSGAVAERIRFNAYIIVAIIVASIIYPIFGHWSWNSQGWLKQMGFVDFAGSTVVHSIGAWIGLAGTLVLGARLGKFRKGKVNYFAPSNHNFIVFGVFVLMLAWFGFNAGSLFEFDIQVTLILFNTLISALFGGFAAWLITFINKERTGVEIFSFGIISGLVGITAGCHVFSVYESAFVGFMSAIIMHITNEYLTKKLKIDDPLSVISIHGFAGAWGTLAVAIFTDSQIGLSTFEFILVQTLGLLSAFLFSFVLGLILFLVLQRYKLLRVRKKHEVIGLNTSEHNAKLPWVETIESIVTIMKTGNINKKIYEERDTEVGIVAKFFNYLLAMLREKNENLKKSNTSLHKKAYYDSLTNILNRRGLLEKIKNKPFEDEYSIIIADIDKFKNVNDTYGHDVGDIILSEFASLISKKIRSHDIFARWGGEEFIIVINTSDLNIVQNIAEKIRLDIASSKFTTVGNVTASFGASNFKKKNQNFEDIFKNADEALYQAKKLGRNRVYCY; encoded by the coding sequence ATGAGCAATCTTGATTTATTATGGATATTACTTAGTGCTTTTTTAGTTTTCCTAATGCAATTTGGTTTTTCTTTAATTGAAACGGGTACTGTGAGAACAAAAAATACCATAAATGTAGCAATGAAAAACTTAATAGATACGGTATTTGGTATTATTTTTTTCTGGATTATTGGTTTTGGTTTAATGTTTGGAAGTAGTAATTCAGGTTTTATTGGAATAGATAGTTTTCTAATAGATGGCAAAAATTTAGAACAAAATGCAATCTTTTTCTTTCAAGCTATGTTTGCTGCAACTGCTATTACTATTGTTTCAGGAGCAGTTGCAGAAAGAATAAGATTCAATGCTTATATTATTGTTGCAATAATTGTGGCTTCTATTATTTATCCTATTTTTGGGCATTGGAGTTGGAACTCTCAAGGTTGGCTAAAGCAAATGGGATTTGTAGATTTTGCAGGTTCTACTGTTGTCCACTCTATAGGAGCTTGGATTGGGCTTGCAGGTACTTTAGTACTGGGAGCACGATTAGGAAAATTTAGAAAAGGGAAAGTAAACTATTTTGCACCTTCAAATCATAACTTTATAGTTTTTGGGGTATTTGTTCTTATGTTAGCTTGGTTTGGCTTTAATGCTGGAAGTTTATTTGAATTTGATATTCAAGTTACTCTTATATTATTTAATACTTTAATTTCTGCACTATTTGGTGGTTTTGCTGCTTGGTTAATAACTTTTATCAATAAAGAAAGAACAGGTGTAGAAATTTTCAGTTTTGGAATTATTTCTGGATTAGTTGGTATAACTGCTGGATGTCATGTATTTTCTGTTTATGAATCTGCTTTTGTAGGTTTTATGTCTGCTATTATTATGCATATTACAAATGAATATTTAACAAAAAAACTAAAAATTGATGACCCTTTGAGTGTTATTAGTATTCATGGTTTTGCCGGAGCTTGGGGAACTCTTGCTGTTGCAATTTTTACTGATTCTCAAATAGGCTTATCTACTTTTGAATTTATTCTTGTTCAAACTTTAGGACTATTAAGTGCTTTTTTATTTTCATTTGTTTTGGGCTTGATTTTATTTCTTGTTTTACAAAGATATAAATTATTAAGAGTTAGAAAAAAACATGAAGTAATTGGTCTAAATACAAGTGAACATAATGCAAAACTTCCTTGGGTAGAAACAATTGAAAGTATTGTAACAATTATGAAAACAGGAAATATAAATAAAAAAATATATGAAGAAAGAGATACAGAAGTTGGAATTGTTGCAAAATTTTTTAACTACTTACTTGCCATGCTTAGAGAGAAAAATGAAAATCTTAAAAAATCAAATACCTCTTTACATAAAAAAGCTTATTATGATTCTTTAACAAATATTTTAAATAGGAGAGGTTTATTAGAAAAAATCAAAAATAAACCTTTTGAGGATGAATATTCAATAATTATTGCTGATATTGATAAATTTAAAAATGTAAATGATACTTATGGACACGATGTAGGAGATATTATTTTAAGTGAATTTGCCTCTTTAATAAGTAAAAAGATACGTTCACATGATATTTTTGCAAGATGGGGAGGAGAAGAGTTTATAATTGTTATAAATACTAGTGATTTAAATATTGTGCAAAATATTGCAGAAAAGATAAGACTTGATATTGCAAGTTCAAAATTTACTACAGTAGGAAATGTAACTGCTTCATTTGGAGCAAGTAATTTTAAGAAAAAGAATCAAAACTTTGAGGATATATTTAAAAATGCAGATGAGGCTTTATATCAAGCTAAAAAACTAGGAAGAAATAGAGTTTACTGTTATTAA